From Trichoplusia ni isolate ovarian cell line Hi5 chromosome 20, tn1, whole genome shotgun sequence, a single genomic window includes:
- the LOC113503796 gene encoding xanthine dehydrogenase-like: MPRSDSARGMINAGFLYKMKSTSSNIVDSARIVFGNISPTFVRATATEKYLKGKNLFTNDTLTTALKTLDKELVVEENPGEPPVAYRKQAALGLFYKGLLKLAPENTVNPRYRSGAIKLHDERPLSRGYQLFETNPEKWPINKPVTKVDGLIQTAGEALYVEDLPRFHQEVFCAFALSTVALGNLVSIDSSKALAYPGVIAFYSAKDIPGANTFTMPDQLLFGSTEEILCSGEVKYYNQPIGIIVAESRHIADTAAKLVVGEYTNVKEPLIDIRDAKDDPNRTTAAMTMEATDRGEDVVKEIKGLNSIYGQYHFTIETLVTVVNPSDQGFDVYSSTHWIEGVQMMISKALNIDQNRVDVHTRRVGGSYGLKLSRANQGAIAAALVVQKLNRPCRFIQSLTTNTRAHGKRLPCCSEFNAGVNSSGQIQHIDYNIYEDNGYTVNERFSLIGLEVFNNAYNKSRWNYKSFDSTTDTASNTWARAPGTLESIAMAELVMEQISYEMNLDPIDVRLANLDQEYESSLKEMLDTILVKSDYKNRRNLVTKFNSENRWKKRGLRVAFLRWSPTGGLNLYINISVYRGDGTVAITHGGIEMGQGINTKAVQVAAYLLNIPMDKIQIKENNTMIAPNCYVSGGSLVNFNVVVGVRRACEELLAKLQPIRDQMDNPTWEELITEAYAQNVELQARGFTKNTEEYPFPAYGVTVSEVEIDVLTGELEIVRVDLIEDVGLSISPEVDVGQVEGAFMMGLGYWTCENLMYGKNGELLTDRTWNYHVPLCRDIPQDLRVYFRKNSYTEDAIFGSKCIGEPPICMSIVIAFAIREAIVAARQESGISPQEWFQENGPYTVARNCLLASTKVEDFKFY; the protein is encoded by the exons ATGCCTCGCTCAGACAGTGCCCGTGGAATGATAAATGCTGGCTTcttatacaaaatgaaatcaaCCTCTAGCAACATAGTCGATAGCGCTAGGATTGTGTTCGGCAACATTTCACCAACATTCGTCAGAGCCACTGCCACGGAAAAGTACCTGAAGGGAAAAAACTTGTTCACAAATGATACATTAACTACAGCATTAAAGACGTTGGATAAAGAGCTGGTGGTTGAAGAAAATCCGGGAGAACCACCCGTCGCGTATAGAAAGCAAGCTGCGCTGGGATTGTTTTACAAA GGACTCTTGAAGTTGGCTCCGGAAAATACTGTGAATCCCCGCTATCGATCCGGAGCCATCAAACTTCATGACGAGCGGCCTTTGTCAAGAGGATATCAGTTGTTTGAAACGAACCCAGAAAAATGGCCCATTAATAAACCAGTTACCAAAGTTGATGGTTTG ATTCAAACAGCTGGTGAAGCTTTATACGTGGAAGACCTTCCAAGATTTCATCAAGAAGTATTCTGCGCATTTGCACTCAGTACTGTGGCTCTTGGAAATTTAGTATCAATTGACTCTAGCAAAGCTctg GCCTATCCCGGTGTAATAGCTTTCTATTCTGCTAAAGACATCCCAGGAGCAAATACTTTTACGATGCCCGATCAACTGTTGTTTGGTTCAACCGAAGAAATTTTATGCAGTGGTGAAGTAAAATACTATAACCAACCTATCGGAATCATTGTTGCCGAGTCTCGTCACATAGCTGATACAGCTGCTAAATTAGTTGTCGGTGAATATACTAACGTTAAAGAACCTTTGATTGATATTCGTGATGCCAAAGATGATCCAAACAGAACGACAGCAGCCATGACCATGGAGGCTACTGATAGAGGTGAAGATGTTGTTAAGgaaataaaaggactaaattcAATTTATGGACAGTACCATTTTACTATAGAGACCTTGGTTACGGTTGTTAACCCCTCGGATCAGGGATTCGATGTGTATAGCTCAACGCATTGGATTGAGGGAGTGCAGATGATGATATCGAAGGCATTGAACATAGACCAAAACag GGTTGATGTACACACTCGTCGTGTTGGAGGCTCTTATGGACTCAAGCTGTCTCGTGCAAATCAGGGAGCAATTGCGGCGGCATTAGTTGTGCAGAAATTAAATAGACCTTGTAGGTTTATACAATCTTTGACAACCAACACCCGGGCCCATGGCAAGCGCTTACCATGTTGCTCAGAATTCAAC gCTGGCGTAAATAGCTCGGGTCAGATCCAGCATATAGACTACAATATCTACGAAGACAATGGATACACAGTGAATGAACGGTTCTCGTTAATTGGCCTTGAAGTGTTTAATAATGCCTACAATAAATCAAGGTGGAACTACAAAAGCTTTGACTCAACAACCGATACCGCATCAAACACTTGGGCAAGAGCTCCAG GTACGTTGGAAAGCATCGCTATGGCAGAGCTTGTCATGGAGCAAATTTCATATGAAATGAATTTAGACCCTATAGATGTAAGGCTCGCTAACTTAGACCAAGAATATGAAAGTTCTCTTAAAGAGATGCTCGACACCATTCTCGTAAAATCTGATTACAAGAATAGACGAAACTTAGTTACTAAGTTCAATTCGGAAAACAGATGGAAAAAAAGAGGTTTGAGGGTGGCTTTTCTCAGATGGTCTCCCACGGGTGGCTTAAACttgtacataaatatatcaGTTTACCGTGGTGATGGTACTGTTGCCATAACGCACGGGGGTATTGAGATGGGTCAAGGAATAAATACCAAAGCAGTGCAAGTTGCAGCCTATTTGTTGAATATTCCTATGGACAAAATTCagattaaagaaaacaatactaTGATTGCTCCCAACTGTTATGTGTCGGGAGGAAGTCTTGTAAACTTCAATGTAGTTGTGGGGGTTAGACGTGCTTGTGAGGAACTCCTAGCTAAACTTCAACCTATAAGGGACCAGATGGATAATCCTACTTGGGAAGAGCTTATAACCGAAGCGTATGCACAAAATGTGGAATTGCAAGCTCGTGGATTTACTAAAAATACGGAAGAATATCCATTTCCAGCTTATGGAGTAACAGTATCTGAAGTAGAAATAGATGTGTTGACTGGAGAGTTGGAGATAGTGCGGGTTGATCTTATTGAAGATGTCGGTCTAAGTATTAGTCCTGAAGTAGACGTGGGAcag GTAGAAGGTGCTTTTATGATGGGTCTAGGATACTGGACATGTGAGAACCTGATGTATGGGAAAAATGGAGAGCTCCTGACCGATAGAACCTGGAACTACCATGTACCTTTATGCAGAGATATTCCTCAGGACTTGAGGGTTTATTTCAGAAAGAACTCTTATACCGAAGATGCCATATTTGGTTCTAAAT GTATCGGTGAACCACCGATATGCATGTCCATCGTCATAGCCTTCGCTATAAGAGAAGCCATCGTGGCTGCCAGGCAGGAGTCGGGCATTTCTCCACAAGAATGGTTCCAAGAAA ATGGACCTTACACGGTCGCCAGGAACTGCCTGTTGGCGTCGACAAAAGTTGaggatttcaaattttattaa
- the LOC113503797 gene encoding probable aldehyde oxidase 4, translating into MERVHFTVNGIKHSVGCEVSSDVTLLDYVRDKIGLKGTKYMCREAGCGACVLSVRRGDTPSYGVNSCMMSVTSCHGLDITTIEDLGNRKKGYHALQTTLAEDSGSQCGYCSPGWVMSMYSLLQSNPDITMLEVERSLGSNVCRCTGYRPILDAFKKFAKDAPRQITLPDIEDLHICKKTGEECDKSNCEESEWCFVDKEDIIEIKLKDGRLWVRVLSVKDIFKILTREGDSSYMLINGNTGKGVYPIDEYPRLLIDISGVQELKGYVLDQNLIVKAGTTLTEFLQILKTVAKNEYFEYLLKIYEHVQKVAHIPVRNLGSIAGNLMLKNKNAWFVSDIFVLLETVGAQVTIQISSLVTRTLTMQQFLKTSMKGRVLLNVMLPPLSKEHKLVTFKVSALLVSSPIRN; encoded by the exons ATGGAGCGAGTCCACTTTACAGTTAATGGGATTAAACATAgtg TGGGATGCGAGGTGAGCTCGGACGTGACGCTGCTGGATTATGTCCGCGACAAGATCGGGCTGAAGGGTACCAAGTACATGTGCCGCGAGGCTGGCTGCGGCGCTTGCGTGCTCAGCGTGCGGCGCGGTGATACACCATCCTACGGAGTCAACTCG tgtatgATGTCCGTGACTTCATGCCATGGCTTGGATATCACCACTATCGAAGATTTGGGGAACAGGAAGAAAGGCTACCACGCGCTGCAGACAACCCTGGCGGAAGACAGTGGCTCCCAGTGTGGGTACTGCTCACCTGGCTGGGTCATGTCCATGTACAG TCTTTTGCAATCAAACCCAGATATCACAATGTTGGAAGTCGAAAGATCGCTTGGCAGCAACGTCTGTCGCTGCACAGGATACAGACCGATCCTTGACGCTTTCAAGAAATTTGCCAAAGATGCTCCGAGACAAATAACTCTCCCTGACATTGAAGATCTTCACATCTGCAAGAAGACAGGCGAAGAGTGTGATAAGAGTAACTGTGAGGAGAGTGAGTGGTGCTTTGTGGATAAAGaagatattattgaaattaaattgaaagatGGGAGACTTTGGGTGCGAGTGCTATCAGTAAAAGACATCTTTAAGATTCTGACCAGAGAAGGCGATAGTTCCTATATGCTTATTAATGGGAATACCGGAAAAG GTGTTTATCCAATTGATGAGTATCCTCGGCTTCTTATTGATATAAGTGGAGTCCAAGAACTGAAAGGCTACGTTTTAGATCAGAACCTAATAGTTAAAGCTGGAACAACACTCACTGAGTTTCTACAAATACTTAAGACGGTTgctaaaaatgaatattttgagTACTTGCTGAAAATATACGAACACGTTCAGAAGGTCGCACATATCCCTGTTAGAAAT ttgggGTCCATCGCTGGCAATCTCATGTTGAAGAACAAAAATGCATGGTTCGTTTCAGATATTTTCGTACTTTTAGAAACAGTTGGGGCTCAAGTCACCATAC AAATAAGCTCTTTGGTTACGAGGACCCTGACAATGCAACAGTTTCTGAAGACATCTATGAAGGGACGAGTTCTTTTGAACGTTATGCTCCCGCCGTTGAGTAAGGAGCACAAACTAGTTACCTTTAAGGTGAGCGCTTTACTCGTTTCTTCACCAATTCGAAACTAG